A stretch of the Marasmius oreades isolate 03SP1 chromosome 8, whole genome shotgun sequence genome encodes the following:
- a CDS encoding uncharacterized protein (BUSCO:EOG092658WY): MAAKHLATCLFCRIIKGEIPSMKLLETEFSYSFLDIGPLSNGHSLVIPKYHAQKVHELPDEYLRDILPIAKKIAIAQGAENYNVLQNNGKPAHQLVDHVHFHVIPKPNEEEGLVIGWPAKSPAKEELQKVYDEMKRKLGL; encoded by the exons ATGGCAGCCAA GCATCTCGCAACGTGTTTGTTTTGTAGGATTATCAAAG gaGAAATCCCGAGTATGAAGCTCCTCGAGACTGAATTCTC ATACTCATTCCTCGATATCGGGCCCTTGTCAAACGGCCACTCTTTGGTTATTCCGAAAT ACCACGCACAAAAAGTCCACGAACTCCCAGACGAATACCTCCGAGATATTCTTCCGATTGCTAAGAAAATTGCTATTGCGCAGGGAGCAGAGAATTATAATGTGTTGCAGAATAATGGGAAGCCGGCTCATCAG CTCGTAGACCACGTCCACTTCCATGTTATTCCTAAACCcaatgaagaagaaggacTCGTTATTGGATGGCCTGCGAAGAGTCCAGCAAAGGAAGAGCTTCAGAAGGTGTATGATGAGATGAAAAGGAAGTTGGGATTGTAA
- a CDS encoding uncharacterized protein (CAZy:GH37): MLTLLATTACLLNVIYAQSSSSAASVTQPTSVTGTSGSISQIPVSTVVASPSAASSATLPSQIPPLRQPWCPSEIFCPGKLLQDVNLASLYVDPKTFVDKPTVGTEQQVLDALNALGQNATVGQLQNFVDTNFKGEGLELEAVVLSDFNESPPFLNNVTDPLVKAWSKTVHGFWNQLVRTTNRSALCDGSNCESTLIPLNHTFVVPGGRFREQYYWDSFWIVEGLLESQLFSIVNDTLQNFMDEINSIGFIPNGGRIYYLDRSQPPLFTQMLARYVTVTNDRSILARALPLAEKEFQWWQTNRTVNVTSPFTNKTHSMARYAVANTAPRPESYLTDYLTVNGPNMTLNETQRSDIYAELATGAESGWDYTARWLTNITQHTADLTKLNLRSTIPVDLNSILYRNHLLLADLHGSSDTAAAERHRAAAASLKDGILDLFWDSKKVAFYDFNLKTNTRNNIFSTAAFYPFWSGIIPDDVLASQDKAFAAFSSINLVMNRYNGTYPTTFVDTGLQWDAPNAWPPHNYIVLQALRALPSNITSNALPNPANGQSSFSLIPSEQLGLEESQLPGQPVTTTSNATTTGSGADVNRLNGTVVNGGNATQGEGWGQQLQRELANRYITSVLCSWHATGGSIPGILPKLSDAELNVTQSVGNTGNMFEKFSNLDVDSAGRGGEYTVQAGFGWTNGVALWVASNYGSLLVTPQCPSLNQSVSAAGGGGSGSGGSGSGSGSGSGGSGGGSNGVVGLATRSSMIAVIGMTTLVAMTLM, encoded by the exons ATGTTGACCTTGCTCGCGACAACAGCATGTCTTCTGAACGTGATTTACGCGCAATCCAGCAGTTCGGCCGCCTCGGTCACTCAACCAACATCAGTTACTGGCACTAGTGGCTCTATCTCTCAGATCCCTGTGTCGACAGTTGTAGCCAGTCCATCCGCAGCATCTTCTGCAACATTGCCTTCTCAAATTCCGCCTCTCAGGCAACCATGGTGCCCATCTGAAATCTTCTGTCCTGGGAAA CTTTTGCAAGATGTCAACCTTGCGAGCCTATACGTAGACCCTAAGACATTTGTGGACAAG CCCACTGTCGGAACAGAACAACAAGTGTTAGATGCATTGAACGCCCTCGGTCAAAACGCGACTGTTGGTCAACTGCAAAATTTCGTCGACACCAACTTCAAGGGAGAAGGACTCGAGCTCGAAGCCGTGGTTTTGTCAGATTTCAATGAGAGTCCACCCTTCCTCAACAATGTCACCGACCCGCTCGTGAAAGCATGGTCCAAAACGGTTCACGGTTTCTGGAATCAATTGGTACGCACAACCAACAGATCTGCGTTATGTGACGGGAGCAACTGTGAAAGCACCCTGATCCCCCTCAATCACACTTTCGTCGTTCCAG GCGGTCGCTTCCGGGAACAATACTACTGGGACAGTTTTTGGATTGTTGAAGGTCTACTCGAATCGCAGCTTTTCAGCATCGTCAACGACACTCTGCAGAATTTCATGGATGAAATCAACAGCATAGGTTTCATTCCGAACGGTGGAAGGATTTATT ACTTGGATCGATCACAGCCTCCCCTCTTCACCCAG ATGCTTGCACGATATGTGACTGTAACAAACGATCGTAGTATATTGGCGCGAGCGCTGCCCCTCGCTGAG AAAGAATTCCAGTGGTGGCAGACGAACCGCACTGTGAACGTGACAAGCCCTTTCACGAATAAAACTCATTCGATGGCTCGTTATGCGGTAGCCAACACTGCACCCCGCCCCGAGTCTTATCTTACTG attaTCTAACTGTTAACGGCCCTAACATGACTCTGAATGAAACTCAACGATCCGATATTTACGCCGAACTCGCTACCGGAGCTGAGTCTG GCTGGGACTATACAGCTCGGTGGCTCACGAACATCACTCAACACACTGCAGACTTGACAAAACTGAACCTTCGGAGTACCATCCCGGTGGATTTGAACAGTATTCTCT ATCGCAATCATCTCCTCCTAGCCGATCTGCATGGGTCTTCGGACACCGCAGCAGCGGAGAGGCATCGTGCGGCAGCTGCGAGTCTCAAGGACGGTATTCTTGACTTATTCTGGGACTCTAAAAAG GTTGCGTTCTATGACTTCAACCTTAAAACCAACACAAGAAACAACATATTCTCTACCGCCGCGTTCTATCCTTTCTGGAGTGGAATCATACCCGATGATGTGTTGGCAAGTCAAGACAAGGCTTTCGCCGCCTTCTCCTCCATCAACCTAGTCATGAACCGGTACAATGGAACATACCCTACTACTTTCGTTGATACTGGGTTGCAGTG GGATGCACCGAATGCCTGGCCTCCGCATAACTACATCGTCCTTCAAGCCCTTCGCGCTCTTCCTTCCAACATCACAAGCAATGCACTACCGAACCCAGCAAACGGTCAATCCAGTTTCAGCCTCATCCCTTCAGaacaattaggtcttgaagAGTCCCAGCTCCCCGGTCAACCCGTGACGACGACCTCCAATGCGACTACGACTGGCTCCGGGGCGGATGTCAATAGATTGAACGGAACTGTGGTCAACGGTGGGAATGCCACGCAAGGTGAAGGTTGGGGTCAACAGTTACAGCGGGAGTTGGCGAATCGGTATATCACGAGTGTTCTTTGTAGTTG GCATGCTACTGGTGGATCGATACCTGGCATTCTACCAAAATTATCGGACGCTGAGTTGAACGTCACACAAAGTGTTGGGAATACCGGTAAT ATGTTCGAAAAATTCTCCAACCTTGACGTCGACTCTGCAGGCCGTGGTGGTGAATATACCGTTCAG GCAGGATTTGGATGGACAAACGGAGTTGCGTTGTGGGTGGCAAGCAATTACGGATCTCTCTTGGTTACACCACAGTGTCCCAGCTTGAACCAGTCCGTTTCGGctgctggtggtggtgggtcCGGCTCAGGTGGTTCTGGTTCTGGTAGTGGTTCTGGTTCAGGTGGCTCGGGTGGTGGTAGCAACGGTGTTGTCGGACTTGCGACTCGGAGTTCGATGATAGCCGTGATTGGTATGACCACTTTGGTTGCGATGACCTTGATGTAA
- a CDS encoding uncharacterized protein (BUSCO:EOG09264XYD) codes for MVLFFTSTATTPPTTLYMGRDKVENEELIKYAWPQDIWFHVDKLSSAHVYLRMPENMTWEAIPEALLTDCAQLVKANSIEGNKKENLTVIYTPADNLKKTGDMAVGQVSFHSDKRVKRVHIAKRENPIVNRLNKTKIEKEVDHEQERVDRIKKETALRRAAAAERQKAEMELARQREAEKAARSYDSLFSGEGVEDDGTTPRKTGRELEEDFM; via the exons ATGGTCTTGTTCTTCACATCCACAG CCACAACGCCACCAACCACCCTGTACATGGGTCGAGATAAAGTGGAGA ATGAGGAACTTATAAAATACGCGTGGCCTCAAGATATCTGGTTTCACGTCGACAAACTTTCCTCTGCCCACGTTTACTTACGAATGCCCGAAAACATGACTTGGGAAGCTATTCCAGAAGCGTTACTGACGGATTGTGCTCAGTTGGTGAAAGCCAATTCCATTGAGG GCAACAAGAAGGAGAATTTGACAGTCATCTACACACCCGCGGACAATCTTAAG AAAACAGGTGACATGGCAGTTGGCCAAGTATCCTTCCATAGCGATAAGCGG GTCAAGCGAG TTCACATCGCCAAACGGGAAAACCCCATCGTCAACCGCCTAAATAAAACAAAAATCGAAAAAGAAGTCGATCATGAGCAAGAAAGAGTTGACCGAATCAAGAAAGAAACAGCGTTACGACGGGCTGCTGCAGCAGAAAGG CAAAAAGCCGAAATGGAACTCGCTCGTCAGAGGGAAGCAGAAAAGGCGGCAAGATCGTACGACTCTTTGTTCAGCGGGGAAGGCGTCGAGGATGACGGCACCACTCCTCGTAAGACTGGACGAGAATTGGAAGAAGACTTTATGTGA